The segment TCGGAGACCATTCCGAGGGGATCGCCAAGATCACTATAATGGTAGGGGATGAACCTCCGATCAAACCCCTGATAGACCTTCCACGGATGGCGGAGAAAGCCTGCCAGATGCTTCGAGAGGCGATGGATGCTTTTATCGGCCGGGATGTGGCTCTGGCAAAAAAAATATGCGATGATGACGAAGAAGTAGATGCTCTCTATGAGCAGGTTTTCAGAGAACTGCTCATCATAATGGCAGAAAACCCCAAGACTATAAAAAGGGCAACCAGGCTTATCTGGGTAGCCCATAACCTCGAGCGGAGTGCGGATCGCATAACCAATATATGCGAACGAGTGGTATTTATCGCGACCGGTCACATGGAAGATATCGGCGCTTCCAAATACTAGTTCGTATAAAGAATTCTACACCCTTATTAGAGTAATAATTTCTTTTTGACGGCTCTGTATACCCTGTGATATTATAAAAATACGGTAAACGTTTACCGTATTTTTATGTTTTAAGTCTGGTGAAAAGCATGATCGCAGTAATCGATTATGGGGCTGGCAATATCAAAAGCGTGCTAAACGCTATCAAGCACGTGGGCTTGGAGCCTTTGGTTACCAATAATCCTCAAGAAGTATTAACGGCAGAAAAAGTCGTTTTTCCCGGCGTTGGCGCTGCAGCCAGTACTATGGCAAGTTTGAGAGTATTAAAGCTGGACAAGGCGATTTATGAATATGTCTCATCCGGAAAGCCTTTCTTGGGAATATGTATTGGTATGCAGGTTCTATTTGATTACACGGAAGAAAACGGCGGTTGTAATTGTCTGGGTATTATCCCGGGCAGAGTGAAAA is part of the Dehalococcoidales bacterium genome and harbors:
- the phoU gene encoding phosphate signaling complex protein PhoU, translated to MRKNYERALKALQDEVLVMASMVEKSIMRSIEALKNRDLELARQIIADDEAINNKRFDIEEQCVELIATQQPMAVDLRIIIAILNMLVDLERIGDHSEGIAKITIMVGDEPPIKPLIDLPRMAEKACQMLREAMDAFIGRDVALAKKICDDDEEVDALYEQVFRELLIIMAENPKTIKRATRLIWVAHNLERSADRITNICERVVFIATGHMEDIGASKY
- the hisH gene encoding imidazole glycerol phosphate synthase subunit HisH, with translation MIAVIDYGAGNIKSVLNAIKHVGLEPLVTNNPQEVLTAEKVVFPGVGAAASTMASLRVLKLDKAIYEYVSSGKPFLGICIGMQVLFDYTEENGGCNCLGIIPGRVKKLPAGQKIPHIGWNQVHQVKPHQLFSGIEDNDNFYFVHSYYAHPGDDSLVLASTFYGIDFCSAIVYGKLVATQFHPEKSGKNGLKIYENFLFGSGGMKY